A single window of Nicotiana tomentosiformis chromosome 1, ASM39032v3, whole genome shotgun sequence DNA harbors:
- the LOC104102026 gene encoding probable xyloglucan glycosyltransferase 6, translating to MSRPPNHEFQEWWNKQRASGNEDLLSSSSENPSFLTVEIRSPTVDKKERTRSARQLSWIYLLKFQQIANSIAFLTNGFISIVRTANRRIVTSNSAPHRSDSKLYRVIKVFLTVSVILLVFELVAYFRGWHFSPPTVESASAEVVDLVEYVYANWLDIRANYLAPPLQSLTNMCIVLFLIQSVDRVVLVLGCFWIKFRRLKPLAEIEYSADVDNLNAEDYPMVLLQIPMCNEREVYQQSIAAVCVQDWPKERMLVQILDDSDDLGVQGLIKAEVQKWQHKGVHIVYRHRLIRTGYKAGNLKSAMSCDYVKDYEFVAIFDADFQPAPDFLKKTVPYFKGHDDIALVQTRWSFVNKDGNLLTRLQNINLAFHFEVEQQVNGWFINFFGFNGTAGVWRIKALEECGGWLERTTVEDMDIAVRAHLCGWKFIYLNDVKCLCELPESYEAYKKQQHRWHSGPMQLFRLCFSDILRSKVSWFKKANLIFLFFLLRKLILPFYSFTLFCIILPLTMFLPEAQLPAWVVCYVPGLMSILNILPAPQSFPFIVPYLLFENTMSVTKFNAMISGLFQLGSSYEWIVTKKLGRSSEADLVSMVENESEPLVEKSTVSRSSSESGLAELTKLEMTKKKGKRKRNRLYRKELALALILLTASVRSLLSAQGIHFYFLLFQGFTFLVVGLDLIGEQVS from the exons ATGTCTCGGCCGCCCAATCATGAGTTTCAGGAATGGTGGAACAAGCAAAGAGCCAGTGGCAATGAGGATCTCCTCTCTTCTTCCTCCGAAAACCCTAGCTTTTTGACAGTTGAGATCCGTAGCCCTACCGTTGATAAGAAGGAACGTACTCGCAGTGCTCGTCAACTTTCCTGGATTTACCTTCTCAAGTTTCAGCAAATTGCTAATTCAATCGCATTCCTCACGAACGGCTTCATTTCAATCGTTCGCACCGCCAATCGCCGAATCGTTACATCCAATTCGGCGCCTCATCGATCGGATTCTAAGCTCTATCGCGTAATTAAGGTGTTTTTAACAGTTTCAGTTATATTGTTAGTGTTTGAGCTGGTTGCTTACTTCAGAGGATGGCATTTCAGTCCTCCGACTGTGGAATCGGCGTCGGCGGAAGTGGTGGACTTAGTGGAGTACGTGTATGCCAATTGGTTAGACATTAGGGCTAACTATTTGGCGCCGCCATTACAGAGCTTGACCAATATGTGCATTGTTTTGTTCCTTATACAGTCGGTAGATCGAGTGGTTCTTGTACTTGGTTGTTTTTGGATCAAGTTCCGACGTTTGAAACCTTTGGCGGAGATTGAGTACTCTGCTGATGTGGACAATCTGAATGCAGAGGATTATCCCATGGTGTTGCTTCAGATACCAATGTGCAATGAGAGGGAG GTGTACCAACAATCGATTGCAGCAGTATGTGTCCAGGACTGGCCTAAGGAAAGAATGCTCGTACAAATTTTAGATGACTCGGATGACTTGGGTGTTCAGGGACTTATCAAGGCTGAAGTACAAAAGTGGCAACACAAGGGTGTGCACATTGTATATCGTCATCGTCTTATACGCACAGGCTATAAGGCAGGAAATCTCAAATCTGCGATGAGTTGTGACTACGTTAAAGATTATGAATTTGTAGCAATATTTGATGCAGATTTCCAGCCAGCACCAGATTTTCTTAAGAAAACTGTTCCCTACTTCAAG GGACATGATGACATCGCTCTTGTCCAAACAAGGTGGTCTTTTGTGAACAAGGACGGGAATTTACTTACAAGATTGCAGAACATAAATCTTGCATTTCATTTTGAGGTTGAGCAACAAGTCAATGGATGGTTCATCAACTTCTTTGGCTTCAATGGCACTGCTGGTGTATGGAGAATCAAGGCCCTTGAAGAATGCGGAGGCTGGTTAGAGAGAACAACAGTTGAAGATATGGATATTGCTGTCCGTGCTCACCTTTGTGGATGGAAGTTTATCTATTTGAACGACGTTAAG TGCCTGTGTGAACTGCCGGAGTCTTACGAGGCATATAAGAAGCAGCAACACCGGTGGCATTCTGGTCCAATGCAACTTTTTCGCCTGTGTTTTTCCGACATATTGCGTTCAAAG gttagttggttcaagAAAGCCAATCTAATATTCCTTTTTTTCCTCTTGCGGAAGCTCATCCTACCATTTTAttcatttactctcttttgtatcatTCTCCCACTCACCATGTTCCTCCCAGAAGCTCAGTTACCAGCTTGGGTCGTCTGCTATGTGCCTGGACTTATGTCCATCCTCAATATTCTTCCAGCTCCacagtcattcccttttattgtaCCCTACCTTTTATTTGAAAACACAATGTCTGTGACCAAATTCAATGCCATGATATCAGGGCTTTTCCAGTTAGGAAGTTCTTACGAGTGGATTGTTACGAAAAAGTTGGGAAGATCATCAGAAGCTGATTTAGTTTCAATGGTGGAAAATGAATCTGAACCTTTGGTGGAGAAGAGTACTGTCTCAAGGTCCTCGTCAGAATCAGGCCTTGCTGAGCTTACCAAATTAGAGATGACCAAGAAAAAGGGAAAGAGGAAGAGAAACCGTTTATATAGAAAGGAGCTTGCTCTTGCATTGATATTATTAACGGCCTCTGTCAGAAGCTTGTTATCTGCTCAAGGCATTCACTTCTATTTCCTATTGTTTCAAGGGTTTACTTTCCTTGTTGTCGGTCTTGATTTGATTGGCGAACAGGTGAGTTGA
- the LOC138909012 gene encoding uncharacterized protein — MGLRSIQPYAPHRVLRQLGRYQTVPCDEDLSPQVIELCPKAAFPEEKVHQIWHQCRFLEPQTQVRDCSSGEVESNYTAWNGKRVRVDQETEQPAKRPHVQQFTDGAREQWVWLANEKEYWTTISKLEDQIKNLKFNSSLQVAEDEGEKKRLARENKALQAQIQKMKIVVENPVRSKKDERLISNLRQKVHDYGFDLTKAEDKLAKARAKLANNEEERARCVQHLKQKYDRGVAILREKLTNLENKMVQQTKDFKAEREHCYTLISRLEENIQQLQDQNHTATQVLEARSQQIGRLLQEKGVIRMRIKEIADYVTMKCHECEDMTRSIFFASVMTFVRQVMDDLEYLQEEIARRPASRPTDVPRGPGVVLEAIMYS; from the coding sequence atGGGACTTCGGAGTATTCAGCCATATGCTCCGCATCGGGTCCTACGCCAATTGGGAAGATACCAAACAGTCCCTTGTGATGAAGATTTGAGTCCACAGGTTATTGAACTATGTCCAAAAGCCGCATTCCCAGAAGAAAAGGTTCACCAGATTTGGCACCAATGTAGGTTTCTGGAACCACAGACTCAAGTACGGGATTGTTCCTCGGGTGAAGTAGAATCTAACTATACAGCCTGGAATGGTAAGAGAGTTCGAGTCGATCAAGAGACAGAACAGCCCGCCAAAAGAccccatgtccaacaattcaccGATGGAGCGCGAGAACAGTGGGTTTGGTTAGCTAACGAGAAGGAATACTGGACCACCATAAGCAAGCTAGAGGATCAAATCAAAAACCTCAAATTCAATAGTAGTTTGCAGGTTGCTGAAgatgaaggagaaaagaaaaggttGGCCCGAGAAAATAAAGCCCTCCAAGCTCAGATTCAGAAAATGAAAATAGTTGTTGAAAACCCGGTAAGAAGCAAAAAAGATGAAAGACTCATAAGCAATCTGAGGCAGAAAGTTCATGATTATGGATTTGATTTGACAAAGGCTGAGGATAAATTGGCAAAAGCTCGGGCAAAATTGGCGAATAATGAAGAAGAACGGGCAAGGTGTGTTCAGCATTTAAAGCAAAAGTATGATAGAGGGGTCGCGATCTTAAGGGAAAAGCTGACTAATCTCGAAAATAAAATGGTCCAACAGACAAAGGATTTCAAAGCtgaaagagagcattgctataCATTGATTTCCCGATTGGAAGAAAACATACAACAATTGCAAGACCAAAACCATACGGCCACACAGGTGTTGGAGGCCCGATCTCAGCAAATTGGACGCTTGCTCCAAGAAAAGGGCGTCAttagaatgaggattaaagaaaTCGCTGATTATGTCAcaatgaaatgccatgaatgcGAAGATATGACGAGGTCCATATTCTTTGCTTCTGTGATGACTTTTGTCCGTCAGGTGATGGATGATTTAGAGTACCTTCAAGAAGAGATTGCACGCAGGCCCGCGTCGAGACCGACTGATGTACCACGGGGCCCCGGAGTAGTATTGGAGGCTATTATGTATTcctga